From the Pongo pygmaeus isolate AG05252 chromosome X, NHGRI_mPonPyg2-v2.0_pri, whole genome shotgun sequence genome, one window contains:
- the LOC129024569 gene encoding uncharacterized LOC128031833 homolog, which produces MDSLTEQRLTSPNLPAPHLEHYSVLHCTMTLDVQTVVVFAVIVVLLLVNVILMFFLGTR; this is translated from the coding sequence ATGGACAGTCTGACAGAACAGAGACTGACATCTCCCAATCTGCCGGCCCCCCACCTGGAACACTACAGTGTTCTGCATTGCACCATGACCCTGGATGTGCAAACTGTAGTCGTTTTTGCCGTGATTGTAGTCCTCCTGCTTGTCAATGTCATACTCATGTTTTTCCTGGGAACGCGCTGA